One Littorina saxatilis isolate snail1 linkage group LG14, US_GU_Lsax_2.0, whole genome shotgun sequence genomic region harbors:
- the LOC138947066 gene encoding microtubule-associated protein tau-like isoform X7 has translation MDLNASNANDMQGMDGVTTNGLHGDEASNGAHDVIKPPASDPMSMSGLFSRDLDLQGDDGDSTTSTSNISHSDAFGGCGMTDSFIQQEDLPPLGDQDQREDALDGCGMTDSFMQMTNGGSVVSGTDNQDDPSTLSSASSSTAPTNTSDGVLIDFGLPAATTAPPTTTTDVGDNGMDSQAAMFGEDLEGSQEALHRGGFSDGGDDGAIITTTANTNPADDYHPGQPTMTTTTNPFATGEPLHPEPPAPHPAMPAGIDLLIQSAPPPPHPYPEEEGEKEKEGAGEGEGYNPFAPTGEERLESDDTTATTNPFAEPARMVEQAGGHAAELLGGLMGGGEQEGEGGWNAERVTGAVNQAFSEDTDPEMETASLPSFNDTTGITAAQEHVSALSEALDTGYLADLEMSAAPGAPRGSEETTPSPPSQLEDIEAYDRIETAAGAPGSDIHVGLGGTDVDFGITTHAQESAPATEEVPQPPATESSPLVPEIPAEVSPPEPEPEKPQPKEETSKPVLAVVPQPTPASTTQIPKSGKTKPGEKIPTKSPKKAAPPTSPTKSGVPVKTKTTPATRQRPASATTRTSFGSRPTSASTTGSRSTPGTTTGSRPTSASTTGSRPTSARAAKKDDGTPSKTSTPTSRPRTAPSTRLSKDSSQDKTATNGVKSDVSKPGGRSPATRTSAAKPSPNKAASTPRATTTPRSTTTPKTPTGTGSASPASSASGSAKTDVKSKIGSLNNATHTPGGGNVKIQSKKPDVSKVGSRIGSKDMIDHKPGGGNVKIETKKLEFGTVKSRVGSLDNAKHTPKGGEKKIESQKLDWKVSSRIGSLDNARHTPRGGDKKIESKKLDWKVQSKIGSLDNAKHTPGGGDKKIETQKLDFKEKAAPKIGSLDNAEHVAGGGERPIETHRVDFRDKAEPRTDTGKAPA, from the exons GCATGGACGGCGTGACGACAAACGGGCTCCACGGCGACGAGGCCTCCAACGGcgctcatgacgtcatcaagccTCCGGCCTCTGACCCCATGTCAATGTCAGGGCTTTTCTcgcgtgaccttgaccttcagggtgaCGACGGCGACTCCACGACAAGCACCAGCAACATCTCCCACAGCGACGCTTTTGGGGGATGCGGCATGACGGATTCCTTCATCCAACAggaagacttacctcccttag GTGACCAAGATCAGCGGGAGGACGCACTGGACGGCTGCGGAATGACCGACAGCTTCATGCAGATGACCAACGGCGGGTCCGTCGTCTCTGGCACCGATAATCAGGACGACCCCTCCACCCTctcctccgcctcctcctccaccGCCCCCACCAACACCAGCGACGGCGTCCTCATCGACTTCGGTCTCCCTGCTGCCACCACCGCCCCGCCTACGACCACCACCGACGTGGGGGATAACGGGATGGACTCTCAGGCCGCTATGTTCGGTGAGGATCTGGAGGGGAGTCAGGAGGCGCTCCACCGTGGCGGGTTTAGCGATGGTGGGGATGATGGTGCTATCATCACCACTACTGCTAACACGAATCCCGCGGATGACTACCACCCGGGCCAGCCGACcatgaccaccaccaccaaccccTTCGCTACCGGGGAACCCCTGCACCCGGAACCCCCCGCTCCCCACCCGGCTATGCCAGCGGGCATCGACCTCCTGATCCAAAGCGCCCCACCTCCTCCCCACCCCTACCccgaagaggagggggagaaagagaaggagggagcaggagagggagaggggtacAACCCTTTCGCTCCCACAGGCGAGGAGAGGCTTGAAAGTGATGACACCACAGCTACTACTAATCCTTTCGCTGAGCCGGCACGCATGGTTGAGCAGGCAGGAGGGCACGCCGCCGAGCTGCTGGGAGGCTTAATGGGAGGGGGAGAgcaagagggggaggggggttggaaCGCGGAGCGGGTGACAGGAGCAGTCAACCAAGCCTTCAGTGAAGACACAGACCCCGAGATGGAGACAGCCTCTCTGCCGAGCTTTAACGACACTACAGGTATCACCGCCGCACAGGAGCATGTGTCTGCCCTGTCCGAAGCGCTGGACACTGGCTATCTGGCAGACTTGGAGATGTCCGCAGCCCCCGGGGCTCCCAGGGGTAGCGAGGagaccaccccctcccctccctcacaACTTGAAGACATTGAAGCCTACGACAGGATAGAAACCGCGGCGGGGGCGCCAGGCTCGGATATACATGTGGGACTCGGAGGGACGGACGTTGATTTTGGAATCACAACACACGCGCAGGAATCTGCTCCCGCGACCGAGGAGGTGCCACAGCCGCCTGCTACAGAATCCAGTCCCCTTGTTCCTGAAATTCCCGCAGAAGTGTCACCACCAGAACCAGAACCGGAGAAGCCTCAACCCAAAGAGGAAACGAGCAAACCGGTATTGGCAGTGGTGCCCCAGCCTACCCCGGCTTCTACCACACAGATTCCAAAATCGGGAAAAACCAAGCCTGGCGAAAAAATCCCCACCAAATCCCCGAAAAAAGCGGCACCCCCCACCTCTCCCACCAAATCTGGAGTACCCGTGAAGACAAAAACCACCCCAGCTACCCGACAGCGACCTGCATCCGCCACTACTAGGACATCGTTCGGTTCAAGGCCGACTTCTGCAAGCACGACAGGTTCAAGGTCGACTCCTGGAACCACGACAGGGTCTAGGCCGACTTCTGCAAGCACGACAGGGTCAAGGCCGACCTCTGCACGTGCGGCGAAAAAGGATGATGGAACACCGTCCAAGACATCTACTCCAACTTCCAGACCCAGGACAGCTCCAAGTACTAGATTGTCTAAAG ATTCAAGTCAGGACAAG ACTGCAACTAACGGGGTGAAGAGTGACGTCAGCAAGCCGGGTGGACGATCCCCTGCTACGCGTACCTCTGCTGCCAAACCCTCCCCAA ACAAGGCCGCATCGACGCCCAGGGCGACAACGACGCCTCGCAGCACGACCACCCCGAAGACGCCCACAGGCACAGGGTCGGCTTCCCCAGCCTCGTCCGCCTCAGGCTCAGCCAAGACTGATGTCAAGTCCAAAATTGGTTCTCTCAACAACGCCACGCACACCCCTGGCGGTGGGAAC GTGAAGATTCAGTCCAAGAAACCCGACGTGAGCAAGGTGGGGAGTCGTATTGGGTCCAAAGACATGATAGACCACAAGCCAG GCGGAGGAAACGTGAAAATAGAGACCAAGAAACTTGAGTTCGGAACGGTCAAATCTAGGGTCGGCTCCCTTGACAACGCAAAGCACACACCCAAGGGAGGAGAAAAGAAG ATAGAGTCACAGAAACTGGACTGGAAGGTGTCATCGCGGATCGGTTCGTTAGACAATGCTCGCCACACACCCAGAGGCGGAGACAAGAAG ATCGAGTCTAAAAAGCTAGACTGGAAAGTTCAGTCCAAGATAGGATCACTGGACAACGCTAAGCATACACCGGGTGGAGGAGATAAGAAG
- the LOC138947066 gene encoding microtubule-associated protein tau-like isoform X9, which produces MDLNASNANDMQGMDGVTTNGLHGDEASNGAHDVIKPPASDPMSMSGLFSRDLDLQGDDGDSTTSTSNISHSDAFGGCGMTDSFIQQEDLPPLGDQDQREDALDGCGMTDSFMQMTNGGSVVSGTDNQDDPSTLSSASSSTAPTNTSDGVLIDFGLPAATTAPPTTTTDVGDNGMDSQAAMFGEDLEGSQEALHRGGFSDGGDDGAIITTTANTNPADDYHPGQPTMTTTTNPFATGEPLHPEPPAPHPAMPAGIDLLIQSAPPPPHPYPEEEGEKEKEGAGEGEGYNPFAPTGEERLESDDTTATTNPFAEPARMVEQAGGHAAELLGGLMGGGEQEGEGGWNAERVTGAVNQAFSEDTDPEMETASLPSFNDTTGITAAQEHVSALSEALDTGYLADLEMSAAPGAPRGSEETTPSPPSQLEDIEAYDRIETAAGAPGSDIHVGLGGTDVDFGITTHAQESAPATEEVPQPPATESSPLVPEIPAEVSPPEPEPEKPQPKEETSKPVLAVVPQPTPASTTQIPKSGKTKPGEKIPTKSPKKAAPPTSPTKSGVPVKTKTTPATRQRPASATTRTSFGSRPTSASTTGSRSTPGTTTGSRPTSASTTGSRPTSARAAKKDDGTPSKTSTPTSRPRTAPSTRLSKDSSQDKTATNGVKSDVSKPGGRSPATRTSAAKPSPNKAASTPRATTTPRSTTTPKTPTGTGSASPASSASGSAKTDVKSKIGSLNNATHTPGGGNVKIQSKKPDVSKVGSRIGSKDMIDHKPGGGNVKIETKKLEFGTVKSRVGSLDNAKHTPKGGEKKIETQKLDFKEKAAPKIGSLDNAEHVAGGGERPIETHRVDFRDKAEPRTDTGKAPA; this is translated from the exons GCATGGACGGCGTGACGACAAACGGGCTCCACGGCGACGAGGCCTCCAACGGcgctcatgacgtcatcaagccTCCGGCCTCTGACCCCATGTCAATGTCAGGGCTTTTCTcgcgtgaccttgaccttcagggtgaCGACGGCGACTCCACGACAAGCACCAGCAACATCTCCCACAGCGACGCTTTTGGGGGATGCGGCATGACGGATTCCTTCATCCAACAggaagacttacctcccttag GTGACCAAGATCAGCGGGAGGACGCACTGGACGGCTGCGGAATGACCGACAGCTTCATGCAGATGACCAACGGCGGGTCCGTCGTCTCTGGCACCGATAATCAGGACGACCCCTCCACCCTctcctccgcctcctcctccaccGCCCCCACCAACACCAGCGACGGCGTCCTCATCGACTTCGGTCTCCCTGCTGCCACCACCGCCCCGCCTACGACCACCACCGACGTGGGGGATAACGGGATGGACTCTCAGGCCGCTATGTTCGGTGAGGATCTGGAGGGGAGTCAGGAGGCGCTCCACCGTGGCGGGTTTAGCGATGGTGGGGATGATGGTGCTATCATCACCACTACTGCTAACACGAATCCCGCGGATGACTACCACCCGGGCCAGCCGACcatgaccaccaccaccaaccccTTCGCTACCGGGGAACCCCTGCACCCGGAACCCCCCGCTCCCCACCCGGCTATGCCAGCGGGCATCGACCTCCTGATCCAAAGCGCCCCACCTCCTCCCCACCCCTACCccgaagaggagggggagaaagagaaggagggagcaggagagggagaggggtacAACCCTTTCGCTCCCACAGGCGAGGAGAGGCTTGAAAGTGATGACACCACAGCTACTACTAATCCTTTCGCTGAGCCGGCACGCATGGTTGAGCAGGCAGGAGGGCACGCCGCCGAGCTGCTGGGAGGCTTAATGGGAGGGGGAGAgcaagagggggaggggggttggaaCGCGGAGCGGGTGACAGGAGCAGTCAACCAAGCCTTCAGTGAAGACACAGACCCCGAGATGGAGACAGCCTCTCTGCCGAGCTTTAACGACACTACAGGTATCACCGCCGCACAGGAGCATGTGTCTGCCCTGTCCGAAGCGCTGGACACTGGCTATCTGGCAGACTTGGAGATGTCCGCAGCCCCCGGGGCTCCCAGGGGTAGCGAGGagaccaccccctcccctccctcacaACTTGAAGACATTGAAGCCTACGACAGGATAGAAACCGCGGCGGGGGCGCCAGGCTCGGATATACATGTGGGACTCGGAGGGACGGACGTTGATTTTGGAATCACAACACACGCGCAGGAATCTGCTCCCGCGACCGAGGAGGTGCCACAGCCGCCTGCTACAGAATCCAGTCCCCTTGTTCCTGAAATTCCCGCAGAAGTGTCACCACCAGAACCAGAACCGGAGAAGCCTCAACCCAAAGAGGAAACGAGCAAACCGGTATTGGCAGTGGTGCCCCAGCCTACCCCGGCTTCTACCACACAGATTCCAAAATCGGGAAAAACCAAGCCTGGCGAAAAAATCCCCACCAAATCCCCGAAAAAAGCGGCACCCCCCACCTCTCCCACCAAATCTGGAGTACCCGTGAAGACAAAAACCACCCCAGCTACCCGACAGCGACCTGCATCCGCCACTACTAGGACATCGTTCGGTTCAAGGCCGACTTCTGCAAGCACGACAGGTTCAAGGTCGACTCCTGGAACCACGACAGGGTCTAGGCCGACTTCTGCAAGCACGACAGGGTCAAGGCCGACCTCTGCACGTGCGGCGAAAAAGGATGATGGAACACCGTCCAAGACATCTACTCCAACTTCCAGACCCAGGACAGCTCCAAGTACTAGATTGTCTAAAG ATTCAAGTCAGGACAAG ACTGCAACTAACGGGGTGAAGAGTGACGTCAGCAAGCCGGGTGGACGATCCCCTGCTACGCGTACCTCTGCTGCCAAACCCTCCCCAA ACAAGGCCGCATCGACGCCCAGGGCGACAACGACGCCTCGCAGCACGACCACCCCGAAGACGCCCACAGGCACAGGGTCGGCTTCCCCAGCCTCGTCCGCCTCAGGCTCAGCCAAGACTGATGTCAAGTCCAAAATTGGTTCTCTCAACAACGCCACGCACACCCCTGGCGGTGGGAAC GTGAAGATTCAGTCCAAGAAACCCGACGTGAGCAAGGTGGGGAGTCGTATTGGGTCCAAAGACATGATAGACCACAAGCCAG GCGGAGGAAACGTGAAAATAGAGACCAAGAAACTTGAGTTCGGAACGGTCAAATCTAGGGTCGGCTCCCTTGACAACGCAAAGCACACACCCAAGGGAGGAGAAAAGAAG